A section of the Paenibacillus aurantius genome encodes:
- a CDS encoding serpin family protein, with protein MTRPSSVPNPQKKFRFLVYLSGLSRLRQRGTPAAKLPGKAGPALLTACLVLLTACGMKGEGISMEKRAQAAAALDPAVVKAQNAFGLKLHRQLVQEDKEKNVFLSPVSVSMALAMTYNGSAGETREAMSRTLGWEGWKPEQVNGGNRTMKELLEKSGKGIQLNIANSVWTKKGLTFSKSFLQTNREYYDAYVKELDFSKADAAPTINRWVKDKTNGKIPVIVDGLSPQDRMVLINAIYFKGTWKDEFSPSRTKEESFRLPGGSTVNVPMMARSGSYEYLEETGFQAIRLPYGEGQMDMLVILPGEGSSLEALHEKLWSDASPWQKTFETSRGEIRLPRFKLELDRKLNDSLTALGMGVAFDPRKAEFTELGEGSKGLYISQVKHKTYLKVDEQGTEAAAVTSVMKAGSAPPPNTPFTMVVNRPFFLAIEDRQTGAWLFTGSVYHPEEK; from the coding sequence ATGACCAGACCAAGCTCCGTCCCTAATCCGCAAAAGAAGTTCCGTTTCCTAGTGTACCTGTCGGGCCTGTCCCGCCTGCGCCAGCGAGGCACGCCGGCCGCCAAGCTGCCGGGTAAGGCAGGGCCGGCTCTGCTGACCGCATGCCTGGTGCTGCTGACTGCCTGCGGGATGAAGGGAGAGGGCATTTCCATGGAAAAAAGAGCCCAAGCCGCTGCCGCACTGGATCCGGCCGTCGTGAAGGCCCAGAATGCTTTTGGCTTGAAGCTTCACCGGCAGCTCGTTCAAGAGGATAAGGAGAAGAACGTCTTCCTCTCGCCGGTCAGCGTCTCCATGGCGCTCGCCATGACCTACAACGGAAGCGCCGGGGAAACCCGGGAGGCGATGAGCCGGACCCTGGGCTGGGAAGGGTGGAAGCCGGAACAGGTCAACGGAGGCAACCGGACGATGAAGGAGCTGCTGGAGAAGAGCGGCAAAGGGATCCAGCTGAACATCGCGAATTCCGTGTGGACGAAGAAGGGGCTGACCTTCTCCAAGAGCTTCCTGCAGACCAACCGCGAGTATTACGATGCCTACGTCAAAGAGCTGGACTTCAGCAAAGCCGACGCTGCCCCGACGATCAACCGCTGGGTCAAGGACAAGACGAACGGAAAGATCCCGGTCATCGTAGACGGGTTGAGTCCGCAGGATAGGATGGTGCTGATCAACGCCATCTATTTCAAAGGGACTTGGAAGGACGAGTTCTCCCCGTCCCGGACGAAGGAAGAGAGCTTTCGGCTTCCGGGCGGCTCCACGGTGAACGTGCCGATGATGGCCCGGTCGGGGAGCTACGAATACTTGGAAGAAACGGGGTTCCAGGCCATCCGTCTTCCGTACGGCGAAGGGCAGATGGATATGCTCGTGATCCTTCCGGGGGAAGGCTCCTCCTTGGAGGCCCTGCATGAGAAGCTGTGGTCGGATGCGTCTCCATGGCAAAAAACGTTCGAGACCAGCCGGGGGGAAATCCGGCTTCCCCGCTTCAAGCTGGAACTCGACCGCAAGCTGAACGACTCCTTGACCGCATTGGGCATGGGAGTGGCTTTTGATCCCCGCAAAGCTGAATTCACGGAGTTGGGGGAAGGCTCCAAGGGCCTCTACATCAGCCAAGTGAAGCACAAGACGTATCTCAAGGTGGACGAACAGGGAACGGAGGCTGCCGCGGTCACGTCGGTCATGAAGGCGGGGTCGGCGCCCCCACCAAACACGCCGTTCACGATGGTTGTGAACCGTCCGTTCTTCCTCGCCATTGAGGACCGGCAGACCGGAGCCTGGCTCTTCACCGGCTCCGTGTATCATCCGGAGGAGAAATAG
- a CDS encoding undecaprenyldiphospho-muramoylpentapeptide beta-N-acetylglucosaminyltransferase, translated as MPKIIFTGGGSAGHVTVNLSLIPCFRQEGWSVEYIGSENGIEKELITALGDVPYSGISTGKLRRYFSWQNLKDPFRAGRGVLQAYSLIRRSKPDVLFSKGGFVSVPVVIGAWLNRVPVVIHESDVTPGLANRLAIPLAQTVCTTFPETNSHLPAGKAHYVGPLVRPDLKEGKAERGRSFCGFNRVKPVLLIMGGSLGSHKINETVRSCLPELLARFQVVHLCGKGQGKPAPSAPAEGYRPFDYLKEELADVLAMTDVVVTRAGANVLFEMRALKKPMLLIPLSKEQSRGDQLLNAASFRASGYAEVLQEENLTPEALVREVTKLYENRTKFKLRMAEGDNGDALRTLVAIIHETAGVS; from the coding sequence ATGCCTAAAATCATTTTCACCGGAGGAGGCTCCGCGGGCCATGTGACGGTCAATCTTTCGTTGATCCCCTGCTTCCGCCAGGAAGGCTGGTCCGTGGAATACATAGGCTCGGAGAACGGAATCGAGAAGGAGCTCATCACCGCTCTGGGGGATGTTCCTTATTCCGGTATTTCGACCGGGAAGCTCAGGAGGTACTTCTCCTGGCAGAACCTGAAGGATCCTTTCCGCGCCGGCCGCGGGGTTCTGCAGGCCTACTCCCTTATCCGCAGGAGCAAGCCCGACGTGCTCTTCTCCAAAGGCGGCTTCGTCTCGGTTCCCGTCGTCATCGGAGCCTGGCTGAACCGGGTGCCGGTCGTGATCCACGAATCCGACGTGACCCCGGGGCTCGCCAACCGGCTGGCCATTCCGCTTGCCCAAACGGTCTGCACGACGTTTCCCGAGACGAATTCCCACCTGCCTGCCGGCAAAGCCCATTATGTGGGCCCCCTTGTCCGTCCGGATTTGAAGGAAGGTAAGGCCGAGCGGGGGAGGAGCTTTTGCGGATTCAACCGGGTAAAGCCCGTTCTGCTCATCATGGGAGGGAGCCTCGGCTCTCACAAAATCAATGAAACCGTCCGCTCCTGCCTCCCAGAGCTGCTTGCCCGTTTTCAAGTCGTTCATCTATGCGGCAAAGGACAAGGTAAGCCCGCCCCCTCTGCTCCTGCAGAAGGTTACCGGCCGTTCGACTACCTCAAGGAGGAGCTCGCCGATGTGCTGGCCATGACGGATGTGGTGGTGACCCGGGCGGGAGCGAACGTTCTTTTTGAAATGCGGGCGCTCAAGAAACCCATGCTTCTGATCCCTCTTTCCAAGGAGCAGAGCCGGGGGGATCAGCTGCTCAACGCGGCCTCGTTCCGGGCCTCGGGCTATGCGGAGGTGCTGCAGGAGGAGAACCTGACTCCCGAGGCTTTGGTCCGGGAAGTGACGAAGCTGTACGAGAACCGGACGAAGTTCAAGCTCCGTATGGCCGAGGGGGACAATGGAGATGCCCTGAGGACTCTTGTGGCCATTATCCATGAGACGGCGGGCGTGAGCTGA
- a CDS encoding chromate transporter: protein MNDSYPALTAAMVRTGVLGFGGGPSTVPLFRHEAVTRYQWMTNEEFAEVLAIANALPGPIATKLAAYMGYRLRGTAGAALGVIAHILPTCAAMVILYSFISFFQSSPVVSGMIAAAVPVVAVMLGQMAYEFGEKAAKGLGLYAALAWGIVALLLLAVIQVHPAAVIVLFLLYGSVHHKVMDKWRARKRPAEGGSDS from the coding sequence ATGAATGACTCTTACCCAGCCTTAACCGCGGCCATGGTCCGCACCGGCGTCCTCGGCTTCGGCGGCGGACCCTCGACCGTCCCGCTCTTCCGCCATGAAGCCGTGACCCGCTACCAGTGGATGACGAACGAAGAATTCGCCGAGGTGCTGGCGATCGCCAACGCCCTGCCCGGCCCCATCGCCACCAAGCTGGCCGCTTATATGGGCTACCGGCTGAGGGGCACAGCGGGCGCGGCACTCGGCGTGATCGCCCATATTCTGCCGACCTGCGCGGCCATGGTCATTCTGTACTCGTTTATCTCGTTCTTCCAATCCTCCCCCGTCGTGTCGGGGATGATTGCCGCCGCGGTTCCCGTCGTCGCCGTCATGCTGGGCCAGATGGCGTATGAATTCGGGGAGAAGGCGGCCAAAGGGCTCGGCCTTTACGCCGCGCTTGCCTGGGGAATCGTCGCCCTGCTCCTGCTGGCCGTCATCCAGGTTCATCCGGCGGCCGTGATTGTGCTTTTTCTCCTGTACGGCTCGGTTCACCATAAGGTGATGGACAAATGGCGGGCCAGGAAGCGGCCGGCGGAAGGAGGAAGTGACTCATGA
- a CDS encoding winged helix-turn-helix transcriptional regulator, whose translation MHVPNPDKRYNTAVEAALEVIGGKWKPVLLFHLTFGKKRNGELMGLVPAVTQKVLTQQLRELEEDGIVRRISYNQVPPKVEYELTEYGWSLKEILHLLCRWGDMHVERVYGDKARILNSTDNP comes from the coding sequence ATGCACGTCCCGAATCCAGACAAAAGGTACAACACTGCGGTAGAAGCCGCTTTAGAAGTAATCGGCGGCAAGTGGAAGCCGGTTCTGCTGTTCCATCTCACCTTCGGCAAGAAGCGCAACGGGGAACTGATGGGCCTTGTGCCGGCTGTTACGCAGAAGGTGCTGACCCAGCAGCTGAGGGAACTGGAGGAGGATGGAATCGTCAGGCGCATATCGTACAATCAGGTTCCGCCTAAGGTGGAATACGAGCTGACGGAATACGGCTGGAGTCTTAAAGAAATTCTTCATCTTCTTTGCCGCTGGGGGGACATGCACGTGGAGCGTGTATATGGTGACAAAGCCCGTATCCTTAACAGCACCGACAACCCTTGA
- a CDS encoding SDR family NAD(P)-dependent oxidoreductase, with the protein MSTIYILTGASRGLGEALALRLLSPGNVLLCLARTRSTVLDREAEAAGVALEWIKADLAELAAGDGVEALLKPGLERAGFSSASRLRLVNNAGVLEPIGPAQANDPEAVARHIAVNLTAPLLLTGAFLRLTEQLAADKRILQISSGAARKPYAGWSTYGAAKAGLDHHARCVKLEQEGMPHGARIASVAPGVIDTSMQAQIRGTEEELFPSRSRFVQLHETGGLLSPDTAAEQLLALLEDPRFGEEPVMDIRDWER; encoded by the coding sequence ATGTCAACCATTTACATCTTAACCGGAGCCTCCCGGGGGCTGGGCGAGGCTCTTGCCCTGCGTCTGTTGAGCCCGGGGAACGTGCTCCTCTGCCTGGCCCGCACGCGCAGCACGGTGCTGGACCGGGAAGCGGAGGCGGCCGGCGTCGCCTTGGAGTGGATCAAGGCGGACCTCGCCGAGCTGGCAGCCGGCGATGGGGTGGAAGCGCTGCTGAAGCCGGGCTTGGAGCGGGCCGGCTTCAGCAGCGCCTCCAGGCTGCGGCTCGTGAACAACGCCGGCGTGCTGGAGCCGATCGGGCCAGCCCAGGCGAACGATCCGGAAGCCGTCGCCCGCCACATCGCCGTGAACCTGACCGCGCCGCTGCTGCTCACGGGGGCCTTCCTTCGCCTGACCGAGCAGCTGGCGGCGGACAAGCGCATCCTGCAGATCTCCTCCGGCGCGGCACGCAAGCCCTATGCCGGCTGGAGCACCTACGGCGCGGCCAAGGCGGGGCTCGACCATCATGCCCGCTGCGTGAAGCTGGAGCAAGAAGGAATGCCGCATGGAGCGAGGATCGCCTCCGTCGCCCCCGGTGTCATCGACACCTCCATGCAGGCGCAGATCCGCGGGACCGAAGAGGAGCTGTTCCCAAGCCGCTCCCGTTTCGTTCAGCTTCACGAAACCGGAGGCTTGCTGAGCCCGGATACCGCAGCGGAGCAGCTGCTTGCTCTGCTGGAGGACCCCCGCTTTGGGGAGGAACCGGTAATGGATATCCGGGATTGGGAGCGTTAA
- a CDS encoding chromate transporter, with product MMDILRLLLGFFLSNVFGYGGGPSSIPLMYQEIVPHYQWLTATEFSNMLALANSLPGPIATKIAAYTGFQVSGWTGAVAALAATVLPSAAALILLIKLLQKYRQSPVVKGMTLFVQPVIAVMMIQVTWQSSRESLAQIGIVHFALLAAAAYWLMLRRKVHPAFVIAGAFLYGGLFIRL from the coding sequence ATGATGGATATCCTCCGGCTGCTGCTCGGATTTTTCCTGTCCAACGTGTTCGGGTATGGCGGCGGGCCCTCCTCCATTCCCCTGATGTACCAGGAGATTGTGCCCCACTACCAATGGCTGACGGCCACCGAGTTCTCGAACATGCTCGCGCTCGCCAACTCGCTGCCGGGCCCGATCGCCACGAAGATCGCCGCTTATACCGGTTTCCAGGTCTCCGGCTGGACGGGGGCGGTTGCCGCGCTGGCGGCCACCGTGCTCCCTTCGGCGGCCGCCCTTATTCTGCTGATTAAGCTGCTGCAGAAATATCGGCAGTCCCCCGTCGTGAAGGGCATGACCCTCTTCGTGCAGCCGGTCATAGCCGTGATGATGATCCAGGTGACCTGGCAGAGCTCCCGGGAATCCCTGGCGCAGATCGGGATTGTTCACTTTGCCCTTCTGGCCGCGGCGGCCTACTGGCTCATGCTGCGCCGGAAGGTTCATCCGGCTTTCGTCATTGCCGGGGCTTTTCTATATGGGGGGCTGTTCATCCGCCTGTAA
- a CDS encoding SDR family oxidoreductase codes for MNSVNHRTDKTALVIGASGVIGGNLVRYLEGLPDWTVIGVSRLGGPAGSRIRYVEADLLDESDTREKLAGLTEVTHVFYAAYQDRPTWAELVPPNLKMLMNVVQAVEAAAPGLRHISLMQGYKVYGAHLGPFKTPARESDPPILPPEFNTAQQRFLEESQKGKTWTWSALRPSVVCGFALGNPMNLAMVLAVYASISKELGLPLRFPGKQGAFRSLLEMTDADLLAKATVWAATEERCANQAFNITNGDLFRWEELWPKLAQAFDLETASPLPYSLEEAMADKEELWNTMVEKYGLRPTSYRDVASWGFGDFVFSWDYDFLSDGSKARQLGFHEYVNTEEMFLRLFEDFRRNKIIP; via the coding sequence ATGAATTCGGTAAATCATCGCACGGACAAAACGGCGCTCGTGATCGGGGCAAGCGGGGTCATCGGCGGGAATCTGGTGCGCTACCTGGAGGGGCTTCCGGATTGGACGGTCATCGGTGTTTCCCGCCTCGGGGGGCCAGCCGGCAGCCGAATCCGTTATGTGGAAGCGGATCTTCTAGACGAGTCGGATACCCGAGAGAAGCTGGCGGGCCTGACGGAGGTCACCCACGTGTTCTACGCCGCCTACCAGGACCGGCCGACCTGGGCCGAGCTTGTTCCTCCGAATCTCAAGATGCTCATGAATGTGGTTCAAGCGGTAGAAGCGGCGGCTCCGGGGCTCCGGCACATCAGCTTGATGCAGGGGTACAAAGTATATGGGGCCCATCTTGGCCCCTTCAAAACCCCGGCCCGGGAATCCGACCCGCCCATTCTGCCCCCGGAGTTTAACACCGCCCAGCAGCGCTTCCTGGAGGAGAGCCAGAAGGGGAAGACTTGGACCTGGTCGGCCCTCCGTCCTTCCGTCGTGTGCGGGTTTGCCCTCGGCAACCCGATGAACCTGGCCATGGTGCTCGCCGTCTATGCCTCCATTTCGAAGGAGCTTGGGCTTCCGCTCCGCTTCCCTGGCAAGCAGGGGGCATTCCGTTCGCTCTTGGAGATGACGGATGCCGATCTGCTGGCCAAGGCGACGGTTTGGGCGGCAACGGAGGAGCGCTGCGCGAACCAGGCGTTCAACATCACGAACGGCGATCTGTTCCGTTGGGAGGAACTCTGGCCGAAGCTGGCCCAAGCCTTCGACCTGGAAACCGCGTCTCCGCTGCCTTACTCTCTGGAGGAAGCCATGGCCGACAAGGAAGAGCTCTGGAATACCATGGTGGAAAAGTACGGTCTTCGGCCTACCTCGTACCGCGACGTTGCGTCTTGGGGTTTCGGAGATTTCGTGTTCTCGTGGGATTATGACTTCCTGTCGGACGGTTCCAAAGCCCGGCAGCTGGGATTCCATGAGTACGTGAACACGGAGGAGATGTTCCTTCGCCTCTTTGAGGATTTTCGCCGGAACAAGATTATCCCTTAA
- a CDS encoding Lrp/AsnC family transcriptional regulator, translated as MEHPFSPDHPEPPIDEIDRRLISLLNQNGRASYTDLAKEVGLSRVAVQTRIQALMENGTIERFACIVNPEKMGIAVSAFFNVEVEPKFLMQAAELLAEEPEVTSLYHMSGPSKLHMHGLFVSHKEMESFLQNKLYRLEGITSVDCQVLIKRYKSRMGMRL; from the coding sequence ATGGAACATCCTTTTTCCCCCGATCATCCGGAACCGCCGATCGATGAGATCGACCGCCGGCTCATCAGCCTGCTGAACCAGAACGGCCGGGCTTCCTATACGGATCTGGCCAAGGAAGTCGGCCTCTCTAGGGTCGCCGTGCAGACGCGCATCCAGGCGCTGATGGAGAACGGCACCATCGAACGGTTCGCCTGTATCGTGAACCCCGAAAAGATGGGCATTGCCGTTTCGGCGTTCTTCAACGTGGAGGTCGAGCCCAAATTCCTCATGCAGGCGGCCGAGCTGCTGGCAGAGGAGCCAGAGGTCACAAGCCTTTACCATATGTCGGGTCCCAGCAAGCTGCACATGCACGGCCTGTTCGTGAGCCACAAGGAGATGGAAAGCTTCCTGCAGAACAAGCTTTACCGGCTCGAAGGCATCACAAGCGTGGACTGCCAGGTGCTGATCAAGCGGTACAAAAGCCGTATGGGCATGAGGCTCTAA